TCGACAACCGTTCCCATCATCGCGTAGACCAAAATAAAATAACCGCCGAGAAAAGGCCCCAGGAAGCCAAAGCAGATGGCAGCTTGAAGCGCAGTCGGCAGGGAAGAAGCCCCTCCCACTGCGGTCAGGAAACTTGTAACCATCGCCAATCCTAATAAGGAAACCTTCAGCAATTGGCGATCTGACCTGTATCGGCTCAACCGATTCCAAACCGGAGCGGCAGCCAGCATCGCCATCACCACCAAGCCTTGATAGCGTCCTACGGCTGCTTCTGGTTCTTGCAGAATCAAGGCAACAAAGTAAGGCAGATTCGAGAGCAACATCGCGTAGGCCGTCTGTACGAGAATCGTGGAGCTACAGAGGATCAAGAACGGGCGATTCCGCAGCGTTGTCCGCAGGCTCTGCCAAAAGCTCAGCGATGCGATTACCTCGCTCTCGCCGGTTGGGTCGAGCGCAGGCAGACTCCGTCTCGGGAGCACTGGAATTGTCAGGCCAACCGTTACCACTCCAAGGAGTCCGATCACTCCTCCCATTGCGATCGCGCCCCACCGACTATAGACACTGCTAGCAATGACTGCACCGCCCAGCACGCCCACAATGCCAAAAATGTTTTTCCACATACTAAGCCGAACTCGCTCAGCGGCCGTCGCTGCCATTTCGGGTAGGCTGCC
The window above is part of the Cyanobacteria bacterium FACHB-DQ100 genome. Proteins encoded here:
- a CDS encoding MFS transporter; translation: MSPTLTLRQTLLYSCTSISINLINTAVSTWLLYYYAPPPNTGAVQYLSVTVVGLLLAIGRVWNAVIDPFIGHWSDNTRSSWGRRTPFLVLGSLMTLGALLLLWTPLTPYPSRLNAIYFLTMTIVFYTGTSLVGVPYDGSLPEMAATAAERVRLSMWKNIFGIVGVLGGAVIASSVYSRWGAIAMGGVIGLLGVVTVGLTIPVLPRRSLPALDPTGESEVIASLSFWQSLRTTLRNRPFLILCSSTILVQTAYAMLLSNLPYFVALILQEPEAAVGRYQGLVVMAMLAAAPVWNRLSRYRSDRQLLKVSLLGLAMVTSFLTAVGGASSLPTALQAAICFGFLGPFLGGYFILVYAMMGTVVEQDAIVTGQRREAFHYSIFSFSAGMGLSFSTLIIPPIFSYYGYTLEQPAGVRVVFLVAAVLVVLGVAIFQGYRLTDAPTHR